The Synchiropus splendidus isolate RoL2022-P1 chromosome 8, RoL_Sspl_1.0, whole genome shotgun sequence nucleotide sequence GGTTTGTTTCgacacacatttcatttgatacACGAGTCGAAGATGCAAGTTGTTTTTCTATGATTcacttttgatttgatttgaaataGTGGAGTGCGACTAAAAACTATTGTCAGTGCAATCTGTTTACagacatgaacaaataaatggaAACGTAGGCAGATCAGGCTAAATGAAACCgtgtccttattttctgagCTCAATAGGTGGTGCTCTCAGTTTTAGAATGATGTGATTTTTCACAGGTTAAATCCAAAGACGTATGAGCACAGACAGACATGAgcacactgcttcatgaagccccataaCGCCGTCAATATAAAAAGCATTAGAAATGTGGTAACGGGTGTCAGGTGAGCATAAGACCAGCCACTGGGCCCTTGCATTGAGTAGTTCTGATCTATACAGTAATTAACAGTATTGGCATGAAGACCCAgcaaaaaaattatttactAAGTACATGGAAAAATTGAAAACACattagcacaaaaaaaaaatgacagatgaTAATACTAAACATAACTGTAAACTGCTTGCTGGATCCAAAATAAAGCCCACAATGTCTATGTATCTTTTAATAATAAAGTGGTCACGTTATTTATCTAGTTAAGAATTAGATGACTCAACAATTCCATGATAACATTGAAGTTCAAAGTCTCTTAATTAGGTAATTATTTACTATCACAGCTTCTTGACTCTTACCACGAAAGGATTGCTAGAAACCATGGGTCCGGCCATCACCTGCCCAAATGGAGTCACGACAGGTTTGGCCTGCCCAAAAGCAGAAAAGCTCCCACCTGGAGAGAAACAAATCTGTGATTAATATTCTGCTTGGCACCAGCATGTTGGTCATGTGGGCAGAGACACACCATTTGGCTGCTGCGGGAAAGCTGGAGGCTGTGGAAATGGTGTCTGGCCAGGAAACTGCTGTTGGAAAGTTCCACTAAAGCTTGTCGGCAGGTTGTAGGCTGCAGCATTTCCAAATCCAGAGGGCATACTCATCGACCCTGTGCCGAATGTTGCTGAGACAAGAGATGCAGGTTGGAATTATTGCATCACTTAATAATGCAATTTCACAGATCTCACAGGAGGAGCTAACTAAACACAGGACAATGTATGCGGAAACACACAAGATGATAGGGTTGATGATAGACTAGGATACTGGAGAAACACTATCAAGCCACAGAAAGCACACAGTCTTGTCTGGCAGATAAGATCTGAGGTAAATTAAATCTCCTGctaaacatatttattattaaccTTGCAGTTTTTTGCCCACTCCACAAAATGTGAAGGTCAAAATGTACATCCAGACTCTAACACTTCTAAATTTAAGCCATGACAAGTCATTTTGATTAGGCAAACCCATTTGTGAATTTTGGTCGAGTTTTTTGTTAAGTTGACCGCACGACACAAGTTTAGGCGCCCTCGAGTGAGGAGAGAAACAGGAAATCAGGAAGATTACAGGAGCTACACAAGCTCCATAATAATAAAGAACAGTCAAAAGATACAAATAAATCTCTCATTTGGAGTCTCACTTTGTATAAAGTCAATGTTTCGAATTGAGAACTAGCTGCTAAAAGTTGTTTTCACTTTAAAAGAGACTGCGCACCAACACTCCTACAATAGGTTCCCAAGATGGTTTTCCACTAActcataaaaatacaaaaagcacctgctgctgccacattggctgctctgctgctgctctggaatGGATTGGTAGCTGCGACAGGAGCTACAAATGGATTAGTTGATTGGCCTGCAAGAGAAAAGTAGATGACTAGTATCTTTTGCATGATCAATGAGGCTGAGGCCAAACTTGAGAAAAGTAACCACAACCACACATTTGTGACATGAACATCCCCATTACTAAATAATTCCCATTTTTAATACTAGCTGAACAACAaagattaaaaatacatgaacatCATTTTCCCCACCAAAAgtccaagtaaaaaaaaaaaagtagcctACTCACCCCCAAATCCTTGAGCCACGCTTGGCACGGCCTGTTGTGCTTGTGTTGTAGACGTTCCTGATTCTGAGCCAAATGGACTGCTGCTGCCAAACAAGTAAGAGCTTTCTCAGGAGCTAGATATAGATAGCACAGCTTGATAGCCAATATCTTCATCTTTATCACATCTTAGAAACAACATGCTGGTGCATGACATGATGAAAACACAGGCTTGTGTGTTACCTTTGGGAGGTGTTGGCGGCATTGTATACGCTGGCGGCAGGTACAGACGGGCCAAACACATTGTCAAGTTCCGCTAGAGCTGCATAGCGATCGCCTGCTGCTTTCTGCTTCTGAGACAACCCACCTACGCCTACTGAGCCTGGGCCGACTGGAATACTACCTCCTGGAAATATAATAACAAACACCGTTTCATAGATCTAATCGTCAAAGAATATTACTAATTTGTGTAACCGGTTTTGAATTGAATAaaatgagttttgttttgcaaacGTTGATGGAATGAGTTTGTTATTCATGAGAAGTGATACAGATCAAAACAGGCCAATCAGGAAACATTTACCTTCCTCCACTTGGACGAGCTAAACCTCTGGTCCAGGTCAGTGCATGCTATTGACCAAGACTGAGAGCTGAGTCTTGGCCAGGTCTTACAGTTACTCTGCGGTCAGGAAGCAGGAACCTACCTAATCCAGAGGAGCCACTGAGATTCGGTTTGGACGCAAAAACTAACCGCACATAAAAGTTCGGTTTAGGTTTAGTTTGGTTTTTGTTTAGGTGTGTAGGAGGACATACAGGCTATGTGGCAGAGGAACCAGCAAATGTGATCACAACATcaatacacacaaacaacatcCAGCAGAGGGCACTACAGTAAACTACAAGGGGGAAACTTGTAAAGGGAGAATTGGGCTTATTACAATGACACATAAAAATAGTGACTTACTTCATTGAATGAAACAAGGTGAGTTTATGTAATGTATATAACCCTGAGCAAATATTGCGCCATTTCTGTTAACATTTCTTatgcataatttattattattattattgacaataacaataacaacaataataataatatgtatgcataacaataatactaacactactactactaataataataataataataataataataataataataaataagaaaagtgaacagaaatgtttttgtgacCCTGTCTGCCTATGAAAGTATCAACTCACAGGTACAAGCAAGGTTCATGGGGTCATCTGCAGCCATCTATTCACATCAGCTATTTAATATTGTGCCTCTTTGGTTCATGAAGACATAGCCAAAttaattattatgattattgaaGAATTTGATGAACTGGACATTTACTAGATTTACAGTTTCGAAGATTGGTCTTCAGTTGGATTTTATGATGGGAACTTGATCTACCTGTATTTGAAGCTTGAAAAGGGGCCTTGGGTGCTGATTGGAAACCACCTGATGAAGCAGATGAGGATCCAAATGCATCAAAATTAGCAAAATCTGCATGTGCACTTGCATTTGATCCCACTGGAGATGGCCAGAcggatgtaaaataaaaagagacaAAGAGAGATGAGAATAGATATGACTAtcaagcatggatgaaggacaaacaaaaaaacaaaagatggcAGGTTCAACGCAACAGACGACCTTGGGGTAAGTGGCTTGTTACAAAAAGGTACACAAGCTTGCATGACAGGAGTGATGGGTGAGGTTTAACGCCCCCTGAGAAGCATTCAACTGTGTGTGGAGAGCATTAAATATCAGCAGTAAATCTAAGTTCCTTGGACTCTTGGGGACTCCAGGGATGCTAAGGAGACATTATAGACTGAGGGAGAAACACGTAAGAATTTATATTGGTTGCTTTATGAAGCATAAAGAGACATCCTCTTTTGTGGTACACAACTGCATTTGCAATAGATTTATGAAATTCACAAGAATAAATTAAAACTATTCAGTGATTTGTTGGGGAAAAACATGGATGCCAATTAGCAGTAGAAATGTAAACCAATCTTCCAGATTTCCTCAATGACTacatttcttcatcattttacagttttggttttggtttacACTAAATTCAAGATCAAGTATAAAACCCTCATCATTTTACAAGAAAACAGTTCAAGGCATGATGTAATCAAAGGAAAAGCTTACATTAGAATAGGAAATAGAGACTGAATTCAAACTGAACGAGTGGCTGACCTTCAAATGACGATgaaatttaaaacacaaaagacaaTCGCACAGATGGTGTAAATGGCTTTTTCTGAGCTCTTTTCCAAGCATTACTTACTTGTGTGATTGTtaaaatgagcaaagttggcaaAGCTCGAGTTGGTTCCTGGGTTCACGTTAGGCGGTGGAGCAAAAATGTCTCCTCCGAGGTCACTAAGGAGGTCAAACTTCTTATCGTGAAACTGCTGAGGATGGCTTTGTCCACGACTCCCCACAGGGGACTGAGAGACAAAGATAACATGGCTTTACTCAAAAGTTCGCACAAGTTTTCACTCGCATCCACATACTGTAAATATAACTATTTTACTGAATCATCAGCTCTAGAAGGGTTctggaattttaaaaaaagtcaacttAACTCTTCTTAACTTCAATCTTTAATCATTATTTAGTCACCATTAATCACAATTTAATAGCTGACATTATAATTTTCCAATTTAAGGTGAATCTTGACACATAAGCCTAAACATCAAGGTGGAAGAGCTTGAAGGATGAGTGAACTCAGCATAAAGTACACAGAACATGTTTGGGTTGGGtttctttaaaaacattacaaaaataataataataataattttttctTGATAATTCCATACATCCAGCTTCATATACCTGATGTCTTCATTATGCACCAACAATGAAGGCAGTAATAAAAATAGTGACAAAACGAGGTGTGTACAAACCATTAACTGCTAATGCCTCTATAACAAAGCAGTAATCCAAGCGGTAGCCTGGTAGAGAACTAGGTAGGCTGGAGACCTAGAAGGCACCGAGCGACCATGAATCCAAACAGACCTGATTGGGTGGTGTATTCCGGTTCAGATGTAGGGAGGGGGCAGAATCTCCGAGCAAAGTTTTAAGGGGTCTCACTTCAGgtgtgctgctggtgctgctatTTGAGGAGCCAGAAATAGAAGCATGGACTGATGCTACCTTGGCCTGATCTGGAGGTACGTACctgtgaaaacaacacaaaagacaaTTTGGTAAGCAACATGGTAAATGAATACACCATTTAAAGCCTTTTTAAAAGATGATGCTAGTGGACATTTTAACTGGATAGCTGGAACTAGGAAAAGTACATCAATTAACAATGTACAGGCAAAGCAAATGAagtatttcatttatattacACATACtacacattgtgttattgtatTGGCCAAAGAACTGaaatactttattttaatattcagtCTTTATTCTTACATTCTTGTATTGACAAAATCACTAAGAGGCACCTCCTTCCACAACTCATAACCTTCGCCATCTTCTTAAGGCCACGAGAACTTGACAAGAAAAGGAATGTGCCCCCTGGTGTGAAACACCACACATTGATCATAATGTACACAGCTGAAGTTTAAATATTTAACTGTCACAACCAGAAGAACAGCTTTTCATGTGTCGTTAACTGACACAATCCTTACTAAACAAGACCACAAGAGATGTTTCACACAGTGAAATCCTGTGAGAAGTTTAGAGAATGTTGTGGACATGTGAAGACATGCAACTCATTCCACACTTTAGGTCAGACACTAAAAGAGACAGCAGAACAATGGGCAGTGGGTGAAACTTCCCCAAatgaacaaggaaaaaaaagcactttaatGGGTTTTCCTGgggcagttttttttatttgccacCCGTGAGAAATTCCacagcagagagaaaacaaataacTACACAGTTtgacagtttcattttcatggaCTTACCATCTTTTCTTTTCGTATTTATCTTGTAAAAACTCCTTTACTTTCTGTGGTTCTCTAAAGTCTGGCACTGAGGTCGATTTTTCATTATAAAGGCCGAGCCAAATGTGCTTGCAAAcctaaaataaacagaataaaaaagatgaatatCCAAGTTGGATGATAAAAACAATCACATATATTGGATAAACGATGTGAACGCCATCAACAAGTGAAGCATCAGTACTGAGGATCAAGTGAACAGTTGCCATTTACTTGTTTCAAACTTAGACTTCACTTACATGATCCTGAGACCTTCTCGGCCTCAGGGAATAAAACCTAGTACCGCACCAGTGCAAAAGAGAGTTTGGCAGAGCTGTCACTGCTAAAAGAGTATTGATAGAGACATTAAGAAATTTAAGAACAAACAAATACTCAAAAAAGGCAAAATTATAAAGCCAAGAGCGACACCAATTAGATTGACGTGCAACCTTCATATGCACTGGTAGGAGAGATGCTGGAATTCATTTCACATGGAAGTCCACTGGTTCTGGTTACAGGCTTCTAATTCACCTAATTTAGATGCTAATTGCAAATTATGTTCATTAAGGTGGTCAACATGTTTGAGGCACCAGAAAAGAATGAGTTGCGATCTCAATATTtattcaacaaacaaaaaactccaATATGTTAGAGACCATTATACATCCATCTGCGAGTgctaaaaaaaactgttgtctTCATAAAACCACTTCGAATGATCGATGCCTCAGCCTCAACCTGGATTCCCAGAgggattcatttcatttcttaccCTGATCACCACTAAGACTCCAGATTTCAGCAAAGGACCAAGGGTTTCCCTCTCTCCCACTGATCTACAGTACAGAAGCCAAGTGTTGGTGTCCAATCAGCAGTGGGCTATTCGATCAACAAGTTTTGCCATTTTCAAGAGTTAAATAAGTTTACTTTCATATGCAAATCATTTCAACAACCACAGTGGTCAGCTGTAATAACCATGTAAGAAAAGTCTGAATCCCTCCAAAATATTTGCTGAGGAAACCTCAACAGGTTTTACAATATAGTCATTAAGATGTGTCGATGCATACCTCATTGCCATGTTTCTGTAGGAACTCAATTTCCTGTTGTGAGAATGTTGTCATCGAAATGGACTTGACTCTGTTTGGAGGGTTTAATCCACGCCTGTTGGAAAGAAAACATGTGTCAGTACTACtcaagcacatcaaatctctgaACACTTGAGGTGAAACACAGGATGTGGCAAAAACAACCCCCCATATGTGAAATGAGGGGTATTGGAAACAGCAAAGACATCTGTAGCATGCAACTACAACTAGCTGGAagattgaaataataaatacatttgatttagAATGATGTATAA carries:
- the agfg1a gene encoding arf-GAP domain and FG repeat-containing protein 1a isoform X3 — its product is MAASAKRKQEEKHLKMLREMTSLPHNRKCFDCDQRGPTYANMTVGSFVCTSCSGILRGLNPPNRVKSISMTTFSQQEIEFLQKHGNEVCKHIWLGLYNEKSTSVPDFREPQKVKEFLQDKYEKKRWYVPPDQAKVASVHASISGSSNSSTSSTPEVRPLKTLLGDSAPSLHLNRNTPPNQSPVGSRGQSHPQQFHDKKFDLLSDLGGDIFAPPPNVNPGTNSSFANFAHFNNHTSGFQSAPKAPFQASNTGGSIPVGPGSVGVGGLSQKQKAAGDRYAALAELDNVFGPSVPAASVYNAANTSQSSSPFGSESGTSTTQAQQAVPSVAQGFGGQSTNPFVAPVAATNPFQSSSRAANVAAAATFGTGSMSMPSGFGNAAAYNLPTSFSGTFQQQFPGQTPFPQPPAFPQQPNGGSFSAFGQAKPVVTPFGQVMAGPMVSSNPFVGAGPPPQYPAAGSSTNPFL
- the agfg1a gene encoding arf-GAP domain and FG repeat-containing protein 1a isoform X1, with amino-acid sequence MAASAKRKQEEKHLKMLREMTSLPHNRKCFDCDQRGPTYANMTVGSFVCTSCSGILRGLNPPNRVKSISMTTFSQQEIEFLQKHGNEVCKHIWLGLYNEKSTSVPDFREPQKVKEFLQDKYEKKRWYVPPDQAKVASVHASISGSSNSSTSSTPEVRPLKTLLGDSAPSLHLNRNTPPNQSPVGSRGQSHPQQFHDKKFDLLSDLGGDIFAPPPNVNPGTNSSFANFAHFNNHTMGSNASAHADFANFDAFGSSSASSGGFQSAPKAPFQASNTGGSIPVGPGSVGVGGLSQKQKAAGDRYAALAELDNVFGPSVPAASVYNAANTSQSSSPFGSESGTSTTQAQQAVPSVAQGFGGQSTNPFVAPVAATNPFQSSSRAANVAAAATFGTGSMSMPSGFGNAAAYNLPTSFSGTFQQQFPGQTPFPQPPAFPQQPNGGSFSAFGQAKPVVTPFGQVMAGPMVSSNPFVGAGPPPQYPAAGSSTNPFL
- the agfg1a gene encoding arf-GAP domain and FG repeat-containing protein 1a isoform X2, whose amino-acid sequence is MAASAKRKQEEKHLKMLREMTSLPHNRKCFDCDQRGPTYANMTVGSFVCTSCSGILRGLNPPNRVKSISMTTFSQQEIEFLQKHGNEVCKHIWLGLYNEKSTSVPDFREPQKVKEFLQDKYEKKRWYVPPDQAKVASVHASISGSSNSSTSSTPEVRPLKTLLGDSAPSLHLNRNTPPNQSPVGSRGQSHPQQFHDKKFDLLSDLGGDIFAPPPNVNPGTNSSFANFAHFNNHTMGSNASAHADFANFDAFGSSSASSGGFQSAPKAPFQASNTGGSIPVGPGSVGVGGLSQKQKAAGDRYAALAELDNVFGPSVPAASVYNAANTSQSSPFGSESGTSTTQAQQAVPSVAQGFGGQSTNPFVAPVAATNPFQSSSRAANVAAAATFGTGSMSMPSGFGNAAAYNLPTSFSGTFQQQFPGQTPFPQPPAFPQQPNGGSFSAFGQAKPVVTPFGQVMAGPMVSSNPFVGAGPPPQYPAAGSSTNPFL
- the agfg1a gene encoding arf-GAP domain and FG repeat-containing protein 1a isoform X5 — encoded protein: MTVGSFVCTSCSGILRGLNPPNRVKSISMTTFSQQEIEFLQKHGNEVCKHIWLGLYNEKSTSVPDFREPQKVKEFLQDKYEKKRWYVPPDQAKVASVHASISGSSNSSTSSTPEVRPLKTLLGDSAPSLHLNRNTPPNQSPVGSRGQSHPQQFHDKKFDLLSDLGGDIFAPPPNVNPGTNSSFANFAHFNNHTMGSNASAHADFANFDAFGSSSASSGGFQSAPKAPFQASNTGGSIPVGPGSVGVGGLSQKQKAAGDRYAALAELDNVFGPSVPAASVYNAANTSQSSSPFGSESGTSTTQAQQAVPSVAQGFGGQSTNPFVAPVAATNPFQSSSRAANVAAAATFGTGSMSMPSGFGNAAAYNLPTSFSGTFQQQFPGQTPFPQPPAFPQQPNGGSFSAFGQAKPVVTPFGQVMAGPMVSSNPFVGAGPPPQYPAAGSSTNPFL
- the agfg1a gene encoding arf-GAP domain and FG repeat-containing protein 1a isoform X4, encoding MAASAKRKQEEKHLKMLREMTSLPHNRKCFDCDQRGPTYANMTVGSFVCTSCSGILRGLNPPNRVKSISMTTFSQQEIEFLQKHGNEVCKHIWLGLYNEKSTSVPDFREPQKVKEFLQDKYEKKRWYVPPDQAKVASVHASISGSSNSSTSSTPEVRPLKTLLGDSAPSLHLNRNTPPNQSPVGSRGQSHPQQFHDKKFDLLSDLGGDIFAPPPNVNPGTNSSFANFAHFNNHTRGSIPVGPGSVGVGGLSQKQKAAGDRYAALAELDNVFGPSVPAASVYNAANTSQSSSPFGSESGTSTTQAQQAVPSVAQGFGGQSTNPFVAPVAATNPFQSSSRAANVAAAATFGTGSMSMPSGFGNAAAYNLPTSFSGTFQQQFPGQTPFPQPPAFPQQPNGGSFSAFGQAKPVVTPFGQVMAGPMVSSNPFVGAGPPPQYPAAGSSTNPFL